One Ignavibacteriales bacterium genomic window, AGTTCTCTATTCCATTTATAAGCCGGATTCTGTGCCCGATTGCTCGGGTTGCAATCATTTATCTTATCTTTTACATTACTGCAAAGATTATTGCAACCTACCCCGGGAGATGAGAAGTAAGCAGTGCTTCAGCTCCCTATACTTGGTCTTGCTCCGAACGAGGTTTGTCGATCTTACGGATTGCTCCGTAAATGGTAGGCTCTTACCCTGCCGTTTCACCTTTATCCTTTGTTATGGAAAGTATTCTTCTCTGTGACACTTTCTGCATAATAGGCTTTCGCCTATAATACCCGGGATTTTATCCCGGCGTCCCTGCTCTTATGGAGTCCGGACTTTCCTCACTTTTCCCTTGCGAGAAAACGCGCGATTGCCCAATGGAATAGAGATAAACTTTTAAAGAACTATTTTTTTGGTTTTAAAACTTCATTCAATGCTTCGTTAGCCAATTTGTCAGCATCCTTATTATCTTCTCTGCTTACATGAAATATCTCGAATGGCTTTCCTAATATTCGAATTTCTTCCTTAAATTTCAAAGATAAATCTCTTAACCTTTCATTTCTTATGATGTATTTGCCGGTCAATTGGTTTACCATCAGTTCACTATCAGAATAAAACTCTATTTTATCAAATTTAGTTTTCATATCCTCTAAAATACCCG contains:
- a CDS encoding ribonuclease HI family protein, which produces MIKVHTDGASRGNPGDSAIGIAVFDSNNELILSHKEYIGKNTNNYAEYYALVKSAGILEDMKTKFDKIEFYSDSELMVNQLTGKYIIRNERLRDLSLKFKEEIRILGKPFEIFHVSREDNKDADKLANEALNEVLKPKK